A window from Gemmatimonas sp. encodes these proteins:
- a CDS encoding lmo0937 family membrane protein, with product MLMTLAIILVVLWLLGMVSAYTMGGLIHILLVIAVVVILVRVIQGRKVL from the coding sequence ATGCTCATGACACTCGCCATTATCCTCGTCGTGCTTTGGCTGCTCGGCATGGTCAGCGCCTACACGATGGGCGGCCTCATCCATATCCTGCTCGTCATCGCCGTGGTGGTTATTCTGGTGCGCGTGATTCAGGGACGGAAGGTCCTCTAG
- the moeB gene encoding molybdopterin-synthase adenylyltransferase MoeB → MDAPDHGHADARTALPPLGADELNRYSRHLTLPGVGREGQQRLKAARVLIVGAGGLGSPTALYLAAAGVGTIGLVDQDVVDVTNLQRQLLHGTRDVGRPKLESARDRLLDVNPHVQLELHPTWLTSANAMELVGAYDVIIDGTDNFNTRYLVNDACVLLAKPNVHGSVFQFDGQASVFATEHGPCYRCLYPVPPPPGMVQNCAEGGVLGVLPGLIGTIQATEALKLILHTGETLAGRLLMVDALSMQFRSVSITRDPQCPACGTRTLTHLVDYDAFCGAAGPATATAGEDVTEITPAALALRHARGDDFDLIDVREPHEAAHDRVAWSRLIPLGTLAGAMSSLDRSRELVVICGSGKRSADAARQLKTAGFTRVASVTGGMLRWSHDVLGDDTTF, encoded by the coding sequence GTGGACGCACCAGATCACGGACACGCCGATGCCCGCACAGCGCTCCCACCGCTCGGCGCCGACGAGCTCAACCGTTACAGCCGGCACCTCACGCTCCCCGGCGTCGGACGTGAAGGGCAGCAACGCCTTAAAGCCGCACGGGTGCTCATTGTCGGTGCCGGAGGACTGGGCTCGCCCACCGCGCTTTATCTGGCGGCGGCGGGTGTCGGCACGATCGGCCTCGTCGACCAGGACGTGGTGGACGTGACGAATCTGCAGCGTCAGCTGTTGCACGGCACGCGTGATGTCGGGCGGCCGAAACTCGAGTCGGCCCGCGACCGGCTGCTCGACGTGAATCCGCATGTGCAGCTGGAGCTGCACCCGACCTGGCTGACATCGGCGAACGCGATGGAGCTGGTGGGCGCGTACGACGTCATCATCGACGGCACCGACAACTTCAACACGCGTTACCTCGTGAACGACGCGTGCGTGCTGTTGGCGAAGCCGAACGTGCATGGGTCGGTGTTTCAGTTCGACGGACAGGCATCGGTGTTCGCGACGGAACACGGCCCCTGCTACCGCTGCTTGTATCCCGTGCCACCACCACCGGGCATGGTACAGAACTGCGCCGAAGGCGGGGTGCTCGGGGTGCTGCCGGGACTCATCGGGACCATTCAGGCCACGGAAGCGCTGAAGCTCATACTGCATACGGGCGAGACGCTGGCGGGGCGCCTGCTCATGGTCGACGCCCTGTCGATGCAATTCCGATCGGTGTCGATCACACGCGATCCACAGTGCCCGGCCTGTGGCACGCGTACACTCACCCACCTCGTCGACTACGACGCATTCTGCGGCGCCGCCGGGCCCGCGACCGCCACCGCTGGTGAGGACGTGACTGAAATCACACCCGCCGCGTTGGCGCTGCGCCACGCGCGCGGAGACGACTTCGACTTGATCGACGTACGTGAGCCACACGAGGCGGCGCACGATCGCGTTGCGTGGTCCCGCCTGATTCCGCTGGGCACCTTGGCCGGCGCGATGTCGTCGCTCGACCGTTCACGTGAATTGGTCGTAATCTGCGGTAGTGGGAAACGCAGTGCCGACGCCGCGCGCCAACTGAAGACCGCTGGGTTCACCCGCGTCGCGTCGGTGACGGGCGGAATGTTGCGCTGGTCGCACGATGTGCTCGGGGACGACACGACATTCTGA
- a CDS encoding exo-alpha-sialidase, whose protein sequence is MSRVRVLVGTRKGAFILTSDGARKHWSVDGPHFPGWEMYHLKGSPVDPDRIYASQSSGWFGQVMQRSDDGGKTWAPVGNAFAYDGIPGTHMWYDGTPHPWEFKRIWHLEPSLTDRDVVFAGAEDAALFKSTDGGATWHELSGLRGHGSGAHWQPGAGGLCLHTIVLDPTDENRMYVAISAAGAFRTVDGGVTWTPINKGLRSGGIPDEDAEVGHCVHRIAMHPSNPQRLYMQKHWDVMRSDDGGDHWHEVSGNLPTDFGFPIDVHAHEPNTIYVVPITSDAHHFPPDGKLRVYRSRTGGDRWEALTEGLPQQDCYVNVLRDAMAVDTLESCGIYFGTTGGQVYVSSDSGDHWDTIVHDLPAVLSVEVQTLS, encoded by the coding sequence ATGAGCCGAGTGCGTGTACTGGTTGGGACCCGGAAAGGTGCGTTTATCCTGACGTCGGATGGCGCACGGAAACACTGGTCGGTCGACGGTCCTCATTTCCCCGGCTGGGAGATGTACCATCTCAAGGGATCTCCGGTCGATCCCGATCGCATCTACGCCTCGCAGTCGAGCGGATGGTTCGGACAGGTGATGCAACGCTCCGACGACGGTGGCAAGACGTGGGCACCAGTGGGCAATGCATTTGCCTACGACGGGATTCCCGGCACACACATGTGGTACGACGGCACGCCACATCCTTGGGAGTTCAAGCGCATCTGGCATCTCGAGCCGTCGCTCACCGATCGCGACGTCGTCTTTGCCGGCGCCGAAGATGCGGCGCTGTTCAAGTCCACCGATGGCGGTGCCACGTGGCACGAGCTGTCAGGACTGCGCGGACATGGATCCGGCGCCCACTGGCAGCCTGGCGCGGGCGGTCTGTGTCTGCACACGATCGTGCTCGATCCCACCGACGAGAATCGCATGTACGTCGCCATCTCGGCCGCCGGCGCGTTTCGCACGGTCGACGGCGGTGTGACGTGGACACCCATCAACAAAGGACTGCGCTCGGGCGGCATCCCCGACGAAGACGCGGAAGTGGGACACTGCGTGCATCGCATCGCGATGCACCCATCGAATCCGCAGCGTCTCTACATGCAGAAGCACTGGGACGTGATGCGGAGCGACGACGGTGGCGACCACTGGCACGAGGTCAGCGGCAATCTGCCCACCGACTTCGGCTTTCCCATCGATGTGCACGCGCACGAGCCGAACACGATTTACGTGGTGCCGATCACCAGCGACGCGCACCACTTCCCGCCCGACGGGAAGTTGCGGGTGTATCGCAGTCGCACCGGCGGCGATCGGTGGGAAGCGCTCACAGAGGGTCTGCCGCAGCAGGACTGCTATGTGAACGTGTTGCGCGATGCAATGGCGGTGGACACGCTCGAGTCATGCGGCATCTACTTCGGCACCACGGGCGGGCAAGTGTACGTGTCGAGTGATTCTGGTGATCACTGGGACACGATCGTCCACGATCTACCGGCCGTGCTGTCGGTGGAAGTGCAGACGTTGTCATGA
- a CDS encoding MoaD/ThiS family protein translates to MIRVVLPSPLRALAQVGAEISVPVTGEVTLRRVLDVVEAQHPALRGTIRDQVTQQRRAFVRFFACERDLSHDSPDAPLPPSVATGNEPLLIVGAMAGG, encoded by the coding sequence ATGATCCGTGTAGTGCTTCCGTCGCCGCTACGGGCGTTGGCGCAGGTCGGCGCGGAGATCTCCGTGCCCGTGACCGGCGAGGTCACGCTGCGCCGTGTGCTCGATGTCGTCGAAGCGCAGCATCCCGCGCTGCGCGGGACCATTCGCGATCAGGTCACGCAGCAGCGGCGGGCCTTCGTGCGCTTCTTCGCCTGCGAGCGCGATCTGTCGCATGATTCGCCCGATGCGCCGTTGCCGCCGAGCGTGGCGACGGGGAACGAACCGCTGCTCATCGTCGGTGCGATGGCTGGCGGATAG
- a CDS encoding iron-containing alcohol dehydrogenase has translation MSNFRFETTPRVICADGESERLGSLLREFGISRPLVVTDRGIVSAGLLEPLLASLRALGVEVTVFDEVLADPPASCVEAAVAMALASQIDGVIGVGGGSSLDVAKLVALLSRTEQSLGAICGVGLAVGPRWPLLQVPTTAGTGSEVTPIAIVTTASGEKQGVVSRLLYPDVAVLDATLTLGLPARVTAMTGIDAMVHAIEAYTSRHAKNVLSDTLAVRALRLLSDHIGTAIEDGSDLAARRAMLQGSMLAGMAFANAPVGAVHALAYPLGGQFHVPHGLSNALVLLPVLEFNLPEAEPLYRELADAVRAGERTWHRSASGRAFVDAMATIVGELGLERTLGDVGIIEADLPGLAADAMNVQRLLVNNPRDVSYDQALALYREAL, from the coding sequence ATGTCCAACTTCCGTTTCGAAACGACGCCGCGTGTGATCTGTGCTGACGGCGAGAGCGAGCGATTGGGGAGCCTGCTCCGTGAGTTCGGGATCAGCCGCCCGCTCGTCGTCACCGATCGCGGCATCGTGAGCGCGGGGTTGCTCGAGCCGTTGTTGGCATCGCTGCGCGCATTGGGCGTCGAGGTCACCGTGTTCGACGAGGTGCTGGCCGATCCGCCTGCATCCTGTGTCGAGGCCGCCGTGGCGATGGCGCTGGCGTCGCAGATCGACGGCGTGATCGGCGTTGGCGGCGGGAGTTCGCTCGATGTCGCTAAGCTGGTGGCGCTTTTGTCGCGCACGGAGCAATCGCTCGGCGCGATCTGTGGCGTTGGCTTGGCGGTTGGCCCGCGCTGGCCGCTTCTTCAAGTGCCGACCACTGCGGGCACCGGTTCGGAAGTCACGCCGATCGCGATTGTCACGACCGCGAGCGGCGAAAAGCAAGGCGTCGTGTCACGGTTGTTGTATCCCGATGTCGCCGTCCTCGATGCCACGCTCACGCTGGGGCTGCCGGCGCGCGTGACCGCGATGACCGGCATCGACGCGATGGTGCATGCGATCGAAGCGTACACCAGCCGTCACGCCAAGAACGTGCTGTCCGACACGCTGGCCGTACGCGCGCTTCGGTTACTCTCGGATCATATTGGCACGGCCATCGAGGACGGCTCCGACCTCGCCGCGCGCCGCGCGATGCTGCAGGGGTCGATGCTGGCCGGGATGGCGTTCGCCAACGCGCCCGTCGGCGCCGTGCACGCGCTCGCGTATCCGCTCGGTGGACAGTTTCACGTGCCGCACGGATTGAGTAATGCGCTCGTGCTGCTGCCGGTCCTCGAGTTCAACTTGCCCGAAGCGGAGCCGCTGTATCGCGAGCTGGCCGATGCCGTGCGCGCTGGAGAACGCACGTGGCACCGTAGCGCGAGCGGACGCGCCTTTGTCGATGCGATGGCCACCATCGTGGGTGAACTCGGCCTCGAGCGCACACTCGGAGATGTGGGCATCATCGAAGCGGACCTGCCGGGTCTCGCCGCCGACGCCATGAACGTGCAGCGGCTGCTGGTGAACAATCCGCGCGACGTAAGTTACGATCAGGCGCTGGCCCTCTACCGTGAGGCGCTGTGA
- a CDS encoding thioesterase family protein: MDNDAYGHVNNVVYYSFFDTAVNRWLIERGLLDIAGSEAIGLVVETQCRYASPITFPDRVTAGIRVVHLGRSSVCYELALFRNEDEAPAATGHFVHVYVDRASRTSVAIPETVRRALESLCVSPATTLLPSTS; the protein is encoded by the coding sequence ATGGACAACGACGCGTACGGACACGTCAACAACGTGGTGTATTACAGCTTCTTCGACACGGCGGTAAACCGCTGGTTGATCGAGCGTGGCCTGCTCGACATCGCCGGCAGTGAGGCCATCGGCCTGGTGGTGGAGACACAATGCCGGTACGCGTCGCCGATCACCTTTCCCGACCGCGTGACCGCCGGCATCCGCGTGGTGCATCTCGGGCGCTCGAGCGTGTGCTATGAGTTGGCACTGTTTCGCAACGAGGACGAGGCGCCCGCGGCCACCGGGCACTTTGTGCACGTGTACGTCGACCGGGCCTCACGTACTTCGGTGGCGATTCCTGAGACGGTGCGTCGCGCCCTCGAGTCCCTCTGTGTTTCGCCCGCGACAACACTTCTGCCTTCGACCAGCTGA